In Bacillaceae bacterium S4-13-56, the sequence TTCATGATGTTCGGTGCTTTAACAACTATCATTGGAGAGAGTTTATTACTGGATGAAACATATTTTGCTGAGCCCCAAGGCTAAAAATAGTAATCATAAGCAGATAACCCGTGGAGCTTATATATTGTATTCTCTGAGAATATAAATCAGCATAAGGGGGATGACTCAGAACCCTTAAACTTGTGCTCAGTAATTTTCTCTATTATACTATGGACTCGAAAAGGTACATGACTATAGTTAAGTTGCAGTTATAAGGGCAAAATGGTTCATTATATGACAGGAAAGGGAAGTGATGAAATATGAGCGAACATGATGAAGATGTCGTTCTGTTCCCTAAATGGAGAAAGTCATTAGAGGAAGAAGGGTTTAAAGCCTTAGAAGAAAAGCGTTATAAAGATGCATTAGAAAGCTTTGAACAATTGCTTAGTTTTAGAATAGATAGCCATGATCTACTAATGGGAGTTTTAATATGTAAAACGGAGTTGGGTGAGCACGAGGATGCTTTAGAGATCTGCTCTAGATTGATGAAAGAGGCGGAAGAAGAACAATACTATCAATATTTACATATATACATCATGATCTTGTTTCAGATGGGACAATATTCAGAACTATTAGATTTGCTAGAAGAGATATTTAAGGAAAAAAATATTCCTACCCCGACAAGGCAACAGCTCTTTCAAATGTATGAGGCAAGTAGACAGTTAAACCTACAGCAAAGAGACCAGAACCGAGAAAAAGGAGAAAAAGAATTTACACAGGCGTTTCAAACAGAAGATCCACATCATCATTGGAGAATCCTACAGTGGATGAAAAATCATGATCTATATCCTCCTAAAGAAAAGATTAAACCAATATTAGAGAACCCTACTATTCATCCTGTTGTAAAAACAAGGCTGTTGGACTGGTTAAGTGAGGATTATATAGATCAAAATTTTACTATTCAAAAATTCATGAATACGACAACGATTAATCCTGCACATTCAGGTGTTTTTGCTGAAAATCAGAAAGTAAAGACCATTTTTAAACAACTAGAATCTATGGAACAGAAAGACCCCACTCTCTATGATTTTTGTAAAAAGGTCATATATAGGTATTTGTATGTAGTTTATCCTTTTCTACCAATTGAGGGTGAAGTGCAGGAATTAATAGATGCTGTCATCATCTATTCAAAAAGTACATTATATGGAGATGGAATTTCGAGGGATGTTGAATCTGAAAATAATTTTTTTGGTTTGCTTCAACAAATGGAAAAAATTTATTTATCAATCATCGACGAATAGGAATAGATGTAGAAGATTGTTGAAAGCTGTGTAACTTGTGGTATAATAAAATGGTTGTATTTTGCGTACGGAAATGTTGACCGTAACAATAAACAAAAACATTCAAATGAATAATAGATCTTGGAGGGAATTTTTAATGTCAGCAAAATGGGAAAAATTAGAAGGAAATGAAGGGTTACTAACGGTCGAAGTTGATGCTGATAAGTTTAATGGTGCATTAGACCAAGCGTTCAAGAAAGTAGTTAAAGATATTCAAGTTCCTGGATTCCGTAAAGGAAAAATACCTCGTGGAATGTTTGAAACACGTTTCGGTGTTGAATCTTTGTATCAGGATGCGTTGGATATTATCTTACCTACATCTTATATGGAAGCCATTGAAGAAACAGGAATCGAACCAGTTGACCGCCCAGAAGTAGATGTTAAACAAATTGAAAAGGGAAAACCATTAATTTTCACTGCTACAGTAACGGTAAAACCAGAAGTTATACTTGGTGATTATAAGGGACTCGAAGTGGAAGAATTAAGTACTGAGGTTACTGATGAGGATTTAGATGCTGAATTGAAGGAAATGCAAGAACGTCAAGCTGAACTAGTTATCAAAGAAGATGGAGAAGTTGAAAATGGCGATACAGTAGTAATGGATTTCGATGGTTTTGTTGATGGTGAAGCTTTTGAAGGCGGTCAAGCTGAAAACTATTCTCTTGAGATTGGTTCCGGTCAGTTTATCCCAGGATTTGAAGACCAATTAGTTGGTAAGAAATCCGGAGAAGAGATTGAAGTTGAAGTGACATTCCCAGAGGATTACCATGCGGAGGACCTTGCTGGCAAAGCAGCTACATTCAAGGTGAAAATCCATGAAATTAAATCAAAAGAGCTTCCTGAGCTTGATGATGAGTTAGCGAAGGATGTTGATGAAGAAGTTACAACTCTTGAAGAATTAAAAACGAAAACAAAAGAGCGTCTAGAAATGGATAAAAAGAGCGAAGCAGATACACAAAAGCGTGAATCCCTCATTGAGCAGGCTTCTGAGAATGCTGAAGTATCTATTCCTGATGCAATGGCAGACGCTGAATTGGATCGCATGATGCAAGAATTCGAACAACGTTTACAAATGCAAGGTATGAATCTTGATATGTACTATCAATTATCTGGAACAGATCAAGATGCATTGCGTGAACAAATGAAGAATGATGCAGAGAAGCGTGTAAAAACCAACCTAGTTTTAGAAGCTATTGCTGTTCAAGAAAACCTTGAAGTATCTGAAGAAGATGTTCAAAAAGAACTTGAAATTATGACTAGTATGTATCAAACAGACGTAGATAATCTAGTGAAAATGCTAGGTGGTAGTACAGATCCGGTGAAAGAAGATCTTAAGTTTAGAAAAGCTATTGATTTCTTAGTAGAAGAAAGCAAAACTAAAGCGTAAATAAAAAACAAGGTGCTTTTTAGTGCCTTGTTTTTTTAACAAGGAAAGTGAATAACCAATAGAACGGAACCATGCATCAACTAAACTTGGGGCTTGCC encodes:
- a CDS encoding DUF3196 family protein translates to MSEHDEDVVLFPKWRKSLEEEGFKALEEKRYKDALESFEQLLSFRIDSHDLLMGVLICKTELGEHEDALEICSRLMKEAEEEQYYQYLHIYIMILFQMGQYSELLDLLEEIFKEKNIPTPTRQQLFQMYEASRQLNLQQRDQNREKGEKEFTQAFQTEDPHHHWRILQWMKNHDLYPPKEKIKPILENPTIHPVVKTRLLDWLSEDYIDQNFTIQKFMNTTTINPAHSGVFAENQKVKTIFKQLESMEQKDPTLYDFCKKVIYRYLYVVYPFLPIEGEVQELIDAVIIYSKSTLYGDGISRDVESENNFFGLLQQMEKIYLSIIDE
- the tig gene encoding trigger factor, whose translation is MSAKWEKLEGNEGLLTVEVDADKFNGALDQAFKKVVKDIQVPGFRKGKIPRGMFETRFGVESLYQDALDIILPTSYMEAIEETGIEPVDRPEVDVKQIEKGKPLIFTATVTVKPEVILGDYKGLEVEELSTEVTDEDLDAELKEMQERQAELVIKEDGEVENGDTVVMDFDGFVDGEAFEGGQAENYSLEIGSGQFIPGFEDQLVGKKSGEEIEVEVTFPEDYHAEDLAGKAATFKVKIHEIKSKELPELDDELAKDVDEEVTTLEELKTKTKERLEMDKKSEADTQKRESLIEQASENAEVSIPDAMADAELDRMMQEFEQRLQMQGMNLDMYYQLSGTDQDALREQMKNDAEKRVKTNLVLEAIAVQENLEVSEEDVQKELEIMTSMYQTDVDNLVKMLGGSTDPVKEDLKFRKAIDFLVEESKTKA